In one Leptogranulimonas caecicola genomic region, the following are encoded:
- a CDS encoding polyphenol oxidase family protein, whose translation MAKAQASFETKTCNGVTLNGGFHRADGVTFAFTERNGGVSAAPFASLNLGDAVGDDPGCVTENRHRVLCAMGAQAAEKNLVVPKQVHGDHLVEITSNAPEAICAARVEARAGADGILCTAADVPVLLCFADCVPVVLCVQDGFAVVHSGWKGTFASIAAKAAVRLCELKGYTTSQVEAFIGPHIAGCDYEVSEELLNRFETSFGSMVKVDDRHLSLAAAIEQSLTSAGVMPCNIHNIGISTPAHTDRFFSYRKERGLCGRHGAVAWMAPATPLSQGC comes from the coding sequence GTGGCTAAGGCGCAAGCCTCCTTTGAGACTAAGACTTGTAATGGCGTGACCCTGAATGGCGGTTTTCACCGCGCGGACGGTGTCACGTTCGCGTTTACAGAGAGAAATGGGGGAGTCTCTGCTGCGCCATTCGCCTCTCTCAACTTGGGCGATGCGGTAGGCGATGATCCGGGTTGCGTGACCGAGAACCGCCATCGCGTGCTCTGTGCGATGGGCGCTCAGGCTGCCGAGAAGAACCTTGTGGTGCCCAAGCAGGTTCATGGGGACCATTTGGTAGAAATCACTTCAAATGCGCCTGAGGCCATCTGTGCCGCTAGGGTCGAGGCTCGTGCAGGCGCTGATGGCATTCTGTGCACCGCCGCAGATGTTCCGGTGCTTCTGTGCTTTGCCGACTGCGTTCCCGTTGTGCTCTGTGTTCAAGATGGATTTGCAGTGGTGCATTCTGGATGGAAAGGCACGTTTGCTTCTATCGCTGCCAAAGCGGCGGTGCGGCTCTGCGAGCTCAAAGGGTATACAACCTCTCAAGTGGAAGCCTTTATTGGTCCCCATATTGCAGGTTGTGACTATGAGGTGTCGGAGGAACTACTTAATCGGTTCGAAACAAGCTTTGGTAGCATGGTCAAGGTTGATGACAGGCACCTGTCTTTAGCCGCTGCTATCGAACAATCGCTTACGAGTGCAGGGGTTATGCCGTGCAACATACACAACATCGGGATTTCCACACCGGCTCACACAGACCGGTTTTTCTCCTATCGGAAAGAGCGGGGTCTGTGCGGCCGTCACGGCGCCGTTGCCTGGATGGCGCCCGCCACGCCTTTGTCCCAGGGTTGCTAA
- the ftsZ gene encoding cell division protein FtsZ, which yields MNDTDAPNNYLAVIKVVGVGGGGTNAVNRMIEEGIRGVEFVAINTDAQALALSDADIKVHIGTDLTKGLGAGANPEVGQQAAEDSRDEIKAALAGSDMVFITAGEGGGTGTGAAPVVADIAKNDIKALTVAVVTRPFTFEGRKRSQQAVNGVDTLAENVDTLIVIPNDRLLDIAEKKTTMLEAFRLADDVLCQGTQGITDLITVPGLINLDFADVCTIMRGAGTAMMGIGIASGDSRASDAAQEAISSRLLESSVDGATRVLLSIAGNKDLGIQEINDAAEVISQNVDPDANIIFGTVIDESLGDQVRVTVIATGFNDGSVQPQLSMGSFGASPKPHTPAPAPKPASSGFADKEFDIPDFLRRSRG from the coding sequence ATGAACGACACCGACGCGCCCAATAACTACCTCGCCGTAATCAAGGTTGTAGGCGTGGGCGGTGGCGGCACCAATGCCGTTAACCGCATGATCGAGGAGGGCATTCGCGGCGTCGAGTTTGTCGCCATCAATACCGATGCCCAGGCACTGGCACTCTCTGATGCAGACATCAAGGTGCATATCGGCACCGATCTCACCAAGGGTCTCGGCGCCGGTGCCAACCCTGAGGTTGGCCAGCAGGCGGCAGAGGACTCTCGCGACGAGATCAAGGCTGCATTGGCAGGCTCCGACATGGTGTTCATCACTGCCGGCGAGGGCGGCGGTACGGGTACCGGCGCTGCCCCCGTGGTGGCAGACATCGCCAAGAACGACATCAAGGCGCTCACTGTGGCCGTAGTCACCCGTCCCTTCACCTTCGAGGGCCGCAAGCGCAGCCAGCAGGCAGTGAACGGCGTGGATACGCTGGCAGAGAACGTGGACACCCTCATCGTGATCCCTAACGATCGCCTTTTGGACATCGCCGAGAAGAAGACCACCATGCTTGAGGCCTTCCGCTTGGCAGACGACGTGCTTTGCCAGGGCACTCAGGGCATCACCGATCTCATCACCGTTCCCGGCCTCATCAACCTGGACTTTGCAGACGTCTGCACCATCATGCGCGGTGCTGGCACTGCCATGATGGGCATCGGCATCGCCTCTGGTGACTCCCGCGCCTCTGACGCCGCTCAAGAGGCCATTTCCAGCCGCCTTCTGGAGAGCTCGGTGGATGGCGCCACTCGTGTGCTCCTTTCCATTGCTGGCAACAAGGACCTGGGCATTCAGGAGATCAACGACGCCGCGGAGGTCATCTCTCAAAACGTCGATCCCGATGCCAACATCATCTTTGGTACCGTTATCGATGAGAGCCTGGGCGATCAGGTGCGCGTCACCGTCATCGCTACCGGCTTCAACGACGGCTCCGTCCAGCCCCAGCTTTCCATGGGCTCCTTTGGCGCTTCCCCCAAGCCCCACACCCCAGCGCCGGCTCCAAAGCCTGCCTCCTCGGGCTTTGCAGACAAAGAGTTTGATATTCCCGATTTCTTGAGGCGCTCTCGTGGCTAA
- a CDS encoding cell division protein FtsQ/DivIB, which produces MGHLSVAGLGLTDQSKSQRALPRPLLWALVALVAVGVIIGGLFALSLTPILPVQQINAEATNHLTQENILKLAAVPDNATLLNVDTAKIEENLVKNPWVKSVHVSRKFPGELTISVEERQVFAIVTIPSGNSAWYLSEDGAWIEPMPAQALDGGDLVQVALAQAKEDGCLLIRDTPSTVDPKAGAKTTDAPILDCIQYQTTFSQGLASQIVSYSAASEEAISCVLSSGLEISLGAPNQISSKEAVINELMGAHPNQLTYINVRNPAKPSYRQISSSSVGAGTGVVASNDGAAAQGQEAAASGQPAQGQGASGSQSGSEGAQGSEGSGSSQGNGGSEPTGGSDSQNPQDQTTS; this is translated from the coding sequence GTGGGTCATCTCTCGGTAGCGGGACTAGGCCTTACCGATCAGAGCAAATCCCAGCGGGCTCTGCCACGTCCTTTGCTTTGGGCCTTGGTGGCGCTTGTGGCAGTGGGCGTTATTATCGGCGGCCTGTTCGCGCTGAGCCTCACTCCCATCTTGCCGGTGCAGCAGATAAACGCCGAGGCCACCAATCATTTGACTCAGGAGAACATCCTCAAGTTGGCAGCGGTGCCAGATAACGCCACGCTGCTTAATGTGGACACTGCCAAGATCGAGGAGAACCTGGTAAAAAACCCCTGGGTAAAGTCGGTGCATGTGAGCCGGAAGTTCCCCGGAGAGCTCACCATCTCTGTGGAGGAGCGTCAAGTCTTTGCCATCGTCACCATTCCCTCAGGCAACAGCGCCTGGTACTTGAGCGAGGACGGCGCTTGGATCGAGCCTATGCCCGCTCAGGCGCTGGACGGGGGAGACCTGGTACAGGTGGCGCTGGCGCAGGCTAAAGAAGACGGCTGTCTGCTCATCCGCGATACGCCTTCTACGGTGGATCCTAAGGCTGGCGCCAAAACCACCGATGCCCCCATATTGGACTGCATCCAATACCAGACTACCTTCTCTCAAGGCCTGGCCTCGCAGATCGTGTCCTATTCCGCTGCGAGCGAGGAAGCCATCTCCTGTGTGCTTTCCTCTGGGTTGGAGATCTCGCTCGGGGCTCCCAATCAGATCTCTTCCAAAGAGGCGGTTATCAATGAGCTCATGGGCGCCCATCCCAACCAGCTCACCTACATCAACGTGCGAAATCCCGCAAAGCCCAGCTATCGTCAGATCTCCAGCTCGTCTGTGGGTGCAGGCACAGGAGTGGTCGCCAGCAACGATGGAGCGGCTGCGCAAGGCCAAGAGGCTGCAGCATCCGGCCAGCCAGCTCAAGGCCAAGGGGCGTCGGGGAGCCAAAGCGGCTCTGAGGGAGCCCAGGGTTCTGAAGGCTCAGGCTCAAGCCAAGGGAATGGCGGTTCAGAACCTACTGGAGGCTCCGACAGCCAAAACCCTCAGGACCAAACTACATCCTAG
- the murB gene encoding UDP-N-acetylmuramate dehydrogenase, protein MSLFNAYMALSGAYDAEIIKDERLSRRTSLRVGGPAALVAKVHSYPSLARVLTTLQEESVPWVVLGKGTNIIAADGGYDGCVLLLGREFSRIAVDEEASVMHVGAGALTAQAVNVALQCELSGIEMLAGIPGTLGGAVSQNAGSRHQWIGSCVRGVVCHVPGQGLCRLDGHDIEWGYRTSSIPATSILLEVELALDPSTKAQVSERIDRRLYRRKMQQPMGVATCGGIFCDTAHDSAANLIGRAGLKGKRFGAALISEAYPNHIVNEGGASAQDVLRLIDEMQTQVKEGSGVTLRPQVKFLGFSS, encoded by the coding sequence ATGAGCCTTTTTAATGCCTATATGGCGCTCTCGGGCGCCTACGATGCAGAGATCATCAAGGATGAGCGCCTTTCTCGGCGCACGTCCCTTCGTGTGGGCGGCCCCGCGGCTTTGGTGGCCAAGGTGCATAGTTATCCGTCGTTGGCCCGCGTGCTTACCACTCTTCAAGAGGAATCGGTTCCTTGGGTGGTGCTGGGCAAAGGCACCAACATCATCGCAGCCGACGGAGGCTACGATGGCTGCGTGCTATTGCTGGGACGTGAGTTCTCTCGCATCGCGGTGGACGAAGAGGCTTCGGTGATGCATGTGGGTGCCGGCGCGCTCACCGCCCAGGCGGTCAACGTGGCGCTCCAATGCGAGCTCTCGGGCATCGAGATGCTGGCAGGGATACCTGGCACATTGGGAGGCGCGGTTTCTCAAAATGCCGGATCGCGCCATCAGTGGATTGGCTCCTGTGTGCGAGGGGTGGTGTGCCACGTGCCGGGCCAGGGGCTTTGCAGGCTGGACGGCCATGACATCGAGTGGGGCTATCGCACCTCCTCGATCCCGGCAACGTCCATCTTGCTTGAGGTGGAGCTCGCTCTGGATCCTTCCACCAAAGCCCAGGTGTCCGAGCGTATAGACCGCAGGCTCTATCGTCGCAAGATGCAGCAGCCCATGGGAGTTGCCACCTGTGGCGGCATCTTTTGCGATACCGCCCACGACAGCGCTGCAAACCTCATAGGTCGCGCAGGACTTAAAGGGAAGCGCTTCGGTGCCGCTCTCATCTCGGAGGCCTATCCCAACCACATCGTCAACGAAGGCGGGGCTTCTGCCCAAGACGTATTGCGACTCATCGACGAGATGCAAACCCAGGTAAAGGAGGGATCCGGTGTCACGCTCAGACCGCAGGTCAAGTTCCTCGGGTTCTCGTCCTAG